Proteins from a single region of Thamnophis elegans isolate rThaEle1 chromosome 17, rThaEle1.pri, whole genome shotgun sequence:
- the SYT11 gene encoding synaptotagmin-11 isoform X1, with translation MAEIASVRPSFDVSPIVAGLIGATVLVVSVSVTVFVWSCCHQQLEKKQKSAPYKFIHMLKGISIYPETLSNKKKIIRIRRDKKGVARKDGDGHLLADAAEAGLVGSETTSGGLNSPVNPLPIKVEYGEEPSPHQSLTPAGSKTSSLSSPEDDIMLGTLTFSVDYNFPKKALVVTIQEAHGLPVMDEHNQGSDPYIKMTILPDKRHRVKTRVLRKTLDPVFDETFTFYGIPYSQLQDLVLHFLVLSFDRFSRDDVIGEVMVPLAGVDPSTGKVHLTREIIKRNIQKCISRGELQVSLSYQPVTQRMTVMVLKARQLPKMDITGLSGNPYVKVNVYYGRKRIAKKKTHVKKCTLNPIFNESFIYDIPTDLLPDVSIEFLVIDFDRTTKNEVVGRLILGAHSVTAGGVEHWREVCENPRKQIAKWHSLSEY, from the exons ATGGCCGAGATCGCCAGCGTCCGCCCCAGCTTCG ATGTCTCCCCCATTGTGGCGGGCCTCATCGGGGCCACGGTCCTCGTGGTCTCGGTCTCAGTGACGGTCTTTGTGTGGAGCTGCTGCCATCAGCAGctggagaagaagcagaagagcgcCCCGTACAAGTTCATCCACATGTTGAAAGGCATCAGCATCTACCCGGAGACTCTCAGCAACAAGAAGAAAATCATACGCATCCGGCGGGACAAGAAGGGTGTGGCCAGGAAAGACGGGGACGGGCACCTTCTGGCGGACGCGGCCGAGGCGGGCTTGGTGGGCTCCGAAACCACGTCCGGTGGGTTGAACTCTCCCGTCAACCCACTCCCCATCAAAGTTGAGTATGGAGAAGAACCGAGTCCTCACCAAAGCTTGACCCCGGCGGGGAGCAAGACCTCCTCGCTGTCATCTCCCGAAGACGATATCATGCTAGGGACACTGACCTTCTCGGTGGATTACAACTTCCCCAAAAAAGCCCTGGTGGTCACCATCCAAGAAGCCCACGGTTTGCCGGTGATGGACGAACACAACCAAGGTTCGGATCCCTACATCAAGATGACCATCCTGCCGGACAAGAGGCACCGGGTGAAGACTCGCGTCCTCCGGAAGACGCTGGACCCCGTCTTCGACGAGACCTTCACCTTCTACGGAATCCCTTACAGCCAGCTGCAGGATTTGGTCCTCCACTTCCTGGTGCTCAGCTTCGACCGTTTTTCTCGGGATGACGTCATCGGGGAGGTGATGGTACCACTGGCGGGGGTGGACCCCAGTACCGGGAAAGTCCATCTGACGAGGGAAATCATCAAGAGGAACATACAG AAATGCATCAGCAGAGGAGAGCTACAGGTTTCCTTGTCCTACCAGCCTGTCACTCAGAGGATGACCGTCATGGTGTTGAAGGCGAGACAGCTGCCCAAGATGGACATCACGGGGCTCTCAGGTA atCCTTACGTGAAGGTGAACGTCTACTACGGCAGGAAGCGGATCGCGAAAAAGAAAACCCACGTGAAGAAGTGCACTTTGAACCCCATCTTCAACGAGTCTTTCATTTACGACATCCCCACCGATCTCCTGCCGGACGTCAGCATCGAATTCCTGGTCATCGACTTTGACCGGACCACCAAAAACGAAGTGGTCGGACGGCTGATCCTGGGGGCGCACAGCGTCACGGCCGGCGGAGTGGAACACTGGCGGGAGGTGTGCGAGAACCCCCGGAAGCAGATCGCAAAGTGGCACAGCTTGAGCGAATATTAG
- the SYT11 gene encoding synaptotagmin-11 isoform X2, producing MLKGISIYPETLSNKKKIIRIRRDKKGVARKDGDGHLLADAAEAGLVGSETTSGGLNSPVNPLPIKVEYGEEPSPHQSLTPAGSKTSSLSSPEDDIMLGTLTFSVDYNFPKKALVVTIQEAHGLPVMDEHNQGSDPYIKMTILPDKRHRVKTRVLRKTLDPVFDETFTFYGIPYSQLQDLVLHFLVLSFDRFSRDDVIGEVMVPLAGVDPSTGKVHLTREIIKRNIQKCISRGELQVSLSYQPVTQRMTVMVLKARQLPKMDITGLSGNPYVKVNVYYGRKRIAKKKTHVKKCTLNPIFNESFIYDIPTDLLPDVSIEFLVIDFDRTTKNEVVGRLILGAHSVTAGGVEHWREVCENPRKQIAKWHSLSEY from the exons ATGTTGAAAGGCATCAGCATCTACCCGGAGACTCTCAGCAACAAGAAGAAAATCATACGCATCCGGCGGGACAAGAAGGGTGTGGCCAGGAAAGACGGGGACGGGCACCTTCTGGCGGACGCGGCCGAGGCGGGCTTGGTGGGCTCCGAAACCACGTCCGGTGGGTTGAACTCTCCCGTCAACCCACTCCCCATCAAAGTTGAGTATGGAGAAGAACCGAGTCCTCACCAAAGCTTGACCCCGGCGGGGAGCAAGACCTCCTCGCTGTCATCTCCCGAAGACGATATCATGCTAGGGACACTGACCTTCTCGGTGGATTACAACTTCCCCAAAAAAGCCCTGGTGGTCACCATCCAAGAAGCCCACGGTTTGCCGGTGATGGACGAACACAACCAAGGTTCGGATCCCTACATCAAGATGACCATCCTGCCGGACAAGAGGCACCGGGTGAAGACTCGCGTCCTCCGGAAGACGCTGGACCCCGTCTTCGACGAGACCTTCACCTTCTACGGAATCCCTTACAGCCAGCTGCAGGATTTGGTCCTCCACTTCCTGGTGCTCAGCTTCGACCGTTTTTCTCGGGATGACGTCATCGGGGAGGTGATGGTACCACTGGCGGGGGTGGACCCCAGTACCGGGAAAGTCCATCTGACGAGGGAAATCATCAAGAGGAACATACAG AAATGCATCAGCAGAGGAGAGCTACAGGTTTCCTTGTCCTACCAGCCTGTCACTCAGAGGATGACCGTCATGGTGTTGAAGGCGAGACAGCTGCCCAAGATGGACATCACGGGGCTCTCAGGTA atCCTTACGTGAAGGTGAACGTCTACTACGGCAGGAAGCGGATCGCGAAAAAGAAAACCCACGTGAAGAAGTGCACTTTGAACCCCATCTTCAACGAGTCTTTCATTTACGACATCCCCACCGATCTCCTGCCGGACGTCAGCATCGAATTCCTGGTCATCGACTTTGACCGGACCACCAAAAACGAAGTGGTCGGACGGCTGATCCTGGGGGCGCACAGCGTCACGGCCGGCGGAGTGGAACACTGGCGGGAGGTGTGCGAGAACCCCCGGAAGCAGATCGCAAAGTGGCACAGCTTGAGCGAATATTAG